Part of the Rhodocyclaceae bacterium genome is shown below.
CCTTTTCTCCGGAGTGCGCGATGCCGATCTACGCCTATCGATGCGCCTCCTGCGGCTTCGAACAGGATGTGCTGCAGAAGGTGAGCGAAGATCCACTGACCGACTGTCCGTCATGTGGCAAGCCGACCCTGGCCAAGCAGGTCACCGCCGCAGGATTCCAGCTGAAAGGCTCCGGCTGGTACGTCACCGATTTCCGCGACAGCGGCAAGAAGCCGGCCGAAGGCTCCACCTCGGTACCCAGCCCCAAGACGGAAGCACCGAAGGCTGCAGGCAGCGATGCGGCACCGACGCCGGCTGGCGAGCCGGCGAAGCCGGCGGCGAGTGTCTCTGCCGCCGCACCCGTCGCGTCCACCCCTGCTGCGCCGGCAGCCACCCCGTCCACCAGCGGCAAGCCGGCGGCCCAGTGACCGCCGGCAGTTCGCACACCGCTGGCCGACGGCAGTGAACCTGCGCCGCTACTTCATCACCGGCCTGCTGATCTGGATCCCGATCGGCATCACCTTCTGGGTGATGGATTTCCTCGTCGGCACGCTCGACCAGTCGCTGGCGCTGTTGCCGGCCAGCTGGCGCACGGAGGCCTGGATCGGCATGCATATTCCCGGCATGGGCGTGCTGCTGACGCTGGCTATCGTCACGCTGACCGGCGTGGTGGCGGCCAATTTCATCGGCCAGCGGTTGCTCGCCTTCTGGGAAGGGCTCCTCGCGCGCATACCGGTCGTGCGCTCGATCTACTACGGCGTGAAGCAGGTCAGCGACTCGTTGCTCGCGAGCAATGGACAATCCTTCCGCAAGGCGGTATTGCTGCAGTTTCCGATGCCCGGCACGTGGACCATCGGATTCATCACCGGTACTCCGGGTGGCGAAGTGGCCCGGCACCTGCCGGGCGACTCGGTGGGCGTGTTCATCCCTCTGACGCCGAATCCGACGGCCGGGTACTTCCTGCTGGTGCCGGCGAACGAAGTGATCGAACTCGAGATGAGCGTCGAAGAGGCACTCAAGTACATCATCTCGATGGGCATCGTGCCGCCGCGCGGGCAGGTGCGTCCCGGAGGGCCCGGCGAGAGCCCGTTGCAGCTGGTCAAGCGGCCGCTGCCCGGCAGCTGAGCCTGCCGCCGCTGCGCATGCCGCGGCGCCCTCGAGTCCTGAACATTCCCCAACCGCCGGCTGCGTGCCCGCCGGAACCTGAAGAACGACGATGCGAACCGACTACTGCGGCCTGATCTCCGAAAGACACCTCGACCAGACGGTGGAACTGAACGGCTGGGTGCATCGGCGCCGCGACCATGGCGGCGTGATCTTCATCGACCTGCGCGACCGCGAGGGCGTGGTGCAGGTGGTGATCGACCCCGATACCCCCGATGCGTTTGCCACCGCCGACAAGGTGCGCAACGAGTTCGTCCTGCGCATCTCCGGGCGCGTGCGGCACCGCCCTCAGGGCACCACCAATGCGAACATCGTCAGCGGACAGATCGAGGTGCTGGCGAAGTCGATCGAGATCCTGAACGCTTCGCTGACGCCCCCGTTCCAGATGGACGAGGAGAACCTGTCCGAGACCGTGCGGCTCACGCATCGCGTGATGGACCTGCGCCGCCCGGAGATGCTGAACAACCTGAAGTTGCGCTACCGTTTCACGATGGCGGTACGCCGCTACTTCGATGCACAGGGCTTCATCGACGTCGAGACGCCGATGCTCACCAAGTCGACGCCGGAGGGTGCGCGCGACTACCTCGTCCCCTCGCGCGTGCACCACGGAGAGTTCTTCGCGCTGCCGCAGTCGCCGCAGATCTTCAAGCAGTTGCTGATGGTCGCCGGCTTCGACCGCTACTACCAGATCGTCAAGTGCTTCCGCGACGAAGACCTGCGTGCCGACCGCCAGCCCGAATTCACCCAGATCGACGTCGAGACCTCGTTCCTGGGCGAGCGCGAGATCAACGACATCATGGAGGGCATGATCCGCAGCGTGTTCCGCGAGGTGATGTCGGTCGATCTGCCCGAGTTCCCGCGCATGAGCTGGCAGGAGGCGATGGACCGCTTCGGCAGCGACAAGCCGGACCTGCGCGTCACGCTCGAACTCACCGAACTCACCGATGTGATGACGGATGTTGCCTTCAAGGTGTTCTCCGGTCCTGCGACGACGCCCGGTGGCCGGGTGGCGGCGCTGCGCGTGCCCGGCGGCGCTGCGCTCACCCGGGGCGAGATCGACGGCTACACCGAGTTCGTGAAGGTCTACGGCGCCAAGGGCCTGGCCTACATCAAGGTCAACGATGCCTCGAAGCCGAACGAGGAAGGCCTGCAGTCGCCGATCGTGAAGAACCTGCATGCGCAGGCACTGGCGGCCATCCTCGAGCGCACCGGCGCGCAGTCGGGCGACCTGATCTTCTTCGGTGCCGATCGCGGCAAGGTGGTCAACGATTCGATGGGCGCCCTGCGCCTGCGCGTCGGCCACGAGAAGGGCCACCTCGATGGCCGTGCCTGGGCACCGCTTTGGGTGGTCGACTTCCCGATGTTCGAGTTCGACGAAGAGAGCAAGGGCTGGACGGCGATGCACCATCCGTTCACCGCACCGAAGGACGGCCACGAGAACCTGCTCGAAGCCGAGCCCGGCAAGGCGCTGGCCAAGGCGTACGACATGGTGCTCAACGGATCGGAGATCGGCGGCGGTTCGGTGCGTATCCACCGCGAGGACGTACAGTCGAAGGTGTTCTCGGCGATCGGCCTGTCGATCGAGGAGGCACGCACCAAGTTCGGCTTCCTGCTCGATGCGCTGCAGTATGGTGCGCCGCCCCATGGCGGGATCGCGTTCGGTGTCGACCGCATCGTGGCGATGATGGCCGGATCCGATTCGATCCGCGATGTCATTGCCTTCCCGAAGACGCAGCGCGCGCAATGCCTGCTGACCCAGGCACCGTCGCCCGTGGACGAGAAGCAGTTGCGTGAACTGCACATCAAGGTCCGCTGATGCAGGCACCCACCCGGTGCGTCAGGCCGAAGCCGTGGCGGGCTGCCGCCGGTACGCTGCTCGCGTGGCTGCCGGCGTTGCTGGCATTCGCCCTGCTGTGCGCGACGGTGCCGGACTCGGCCGCGCGCGGCGAGCAGCAACCCGCGGTCCAGGGCAGGGGCGCGGAGGTCGCGCTGGCCGACCTGCCGCCGGAGGCACAGCGCACGCTTGCGCTGATTCGCAAGGGTGGACCGTTTCCGTACGACCGGGACGGCATCGTGTTCGGCAACCGCGAGAAACTGTTGCCGCAGCGCGAGCGCGGCTGGTACCTGGAATACACCGTGCCTACGCCGGGTGCGCGCAACAGGGGGGCGCGGCGGATCGTGACGGCGCGGTCCGGCGAGTTCTACTACACCGACGACCACTATGCGAGTTTCAGGCGCATCCGTGAATGAGCCGCTGACAGTCACGGGAGCGATGGCATGAACAAGAGCCTGCTTCGCGATGCCGCAGCCGCCGGTCTGTATGCATGCGATCACGACCTCGATGCCTGGGAGGCCGCCGCGCGCGCCGCCGGGCTGATGGTGGTCAGGGTCGACCTCGAACATTGCCGCACGAAGGGCGCGATCCTGGATGCCTTCGCCGACGCCTGCAGGCTTCCCGAGTATTTCGGTGGCAACTGGGACGCGCTCGACGAATGCCTGCGCGACGACGCCTGGCACGAACCGGGCGATGCCGCCCGGCAGGGCCTGCTCTGGCGCATCGACGGGGCTGCGTTCGCGGCGCACCAGGTCCCGGACGTGTTCGAGACCCTGGTCGAGATCCTCGACGATGCGGTCGACGCCTGGCGCGAGCGTGGCATCGCCTGCTGGGTGCTGGTGGCGAGCGACGAGCCGGCGGAGTTCGGCCTGGATGCGCTGCCGTCGGCCGACGCGCCGGACGCCGGCTGATCCAGGCGCCGCGCGCGTGTACAAGATCCCGGTATCGGTGCTGGTGGTGATCCATACCCGTGCCCTTGACGTGTTGCTGCTCGAGCGTTTCGACCGCCCCGGCTTCTGGCAGTCGGTCACCGGCAGCCTGGACCGGCTCGACGAGCCGCTGGACGAGACGGCGCGGCGCGAGGTGCTCGAGGAGACCGGTATAGATGCCGGGCAGGGCCGCCTGGTCGACTGGAAGCAGTCGAGTCGCTACGAGATATACCCGCACTGGCGGGCCCGCTACGGTCCCGGTGTCACCGAGAATGTCGAGCATGCGTTCGGTCTCGAGCTTGACGATCGCCTGCCGGTGGTCTTGTCCCCGCGCGAACACACCCGATATCAATGGTTGCCCTGGTCGGAGGCTGCAGGAAAGGTGTTTTCGTCCACCAATGGCGATGCCATTCGCCGGCT
Proteins encoded:
- a CDS encoding barstar family protein, encoding MNKSLLRDAAAAGLYACDHDLDAWEAAARAAGLMVVRVDLEHCRTKGAILDAFADACRLPEYFGGNWDALDECLRDDAWHEPGDAARQGLLWRIDGAAFAAHQVPDVFETLVEILDDAVDAWRERGIACWVLVASDEPAEFGLDALPSADAPDAG
- the aspS gene encoding aspartate--tRNA ligase gives rise to the protein MRTDYCGLISERHLDQTVELNGWVHRRRDHGGVIFIDLRDREGVVQVVIDPDTPDAFATADKVRNEFVLRISGRVRHRPQGTTNANIVSGQIEVLAKSIEILNASLTPPFQMDEENLSETVRLTHRVMDLRRPEMLNNLKLRYRFTMAVRRYFDAQGFIDVETPMLTKSTPEGARDYLVPSRVHHGEFFALPQSPQIFKQLLMVAGFDRYYQIVKCFRDEDLRADRQPEFTQIDVETSFLGEREINDIMEGMIRSVFREVMSVDLPEFPRMSWQEAMDRFGSDKPDLRVTLELTELTDVMTDVAFKVFSGPATTPGGRVAALRVPGGAALTRGEIDGYTEFVKVYGAKGLAYIKVNDASKPNEEGLQSPIVKNLHAQALAAILERTGAQSGDLIFFGADRGKVVNDSMGALRLRVGHEKGHLDGRAWAPLWVVDFPMFEFDEESKGWTAMHHPFTAPKDGHENLLEAEPGKALAKAYDMVLNGSEIGGGSVRIHREDVQSKVFSAIGLSIEEARTKFGFLLDALQYGAPPHGGIAFGVDRIVAMMAGSDSIRDVIAFPKTQRAQCLLTQAPSPVDEKQLRELHIKVR
- a CDS encoding zinc ribbon domain-containing protein, translated to MPIYAYRCASCGFEQDVLQKVSEDPLTDCPSCGKPTLAKQVTAAGFQLKGSGWYVTDFRDSGKKPAEGSTSVPSPKTEAPKAAGSDAAPTPAGEPAKPAASVSAAAPVASTPAAPAATPSTSGKPAAQ
- a CDS encoding DUF502 domain-containing protein, translating into MRRYFITGLLIWIPIGITFWVMDFLVGTLDQSLALLPASWRTEAWIGMHIPGMGVLLTLAIVTLTGVVAANFIGQRLLAFWEGLLARIPVVRSIYYGVKQVSDSLLASNGQSFRKAVLLQFPMPGTWTIGFITGTPGGEVARHLPGDSVGVFIPLTPNPTAGYFLLVPANEVIELEMSVEEALKYIISMGIVPPRGQVRPGGPGESPLQLVKRPLPGS
- the nudB gene encoding dihydroneopterin triphosphate diphosphatase, giving the protein MRCRRPTRRTPADPGAARVYKIPVSVLVVIHTRALDVLLLERFDRPGFWQSVTGSLDRLDEPLDETARREVLEETGIDAGQGRLVDWKQSSRYEIYPHWRARYGPGVTENVEHAFGLELDDRLPVVLSPREHTRYQWLPWSEAAGKVFSSTNGDAIRRLPLLASR
- a CDS encoding ribonuclease N1, yielding MQAPTRCVRPKPWRAAAGTLLAWLPALLAFALLCATVPDSAARGEQQPAVQGRGAEVALADLPPEAQRTLALIRKGGPFPYDRDGIVFGNREKLLPQRERGWYLEYTVPTPGARNRGARRIVTARSGEFYYTDDHYASFRRIRE